In Amphiura filiformis chromosome 1, Afil_fr2py, whole genome shotgun sequence, the following are encoded in one genomic region:
- the LOC140147685 gene encoding dynein axonemal intermediate chain 4-like, which yields MSTGKGKQSNTLKVMGGMNMNRSKVGSSISQSRVGGKSVMVGGASRTTLTSSSRRSQIALDSKAENRLTGKGPHPIQVFDDGGNDVTPQPLLVVDPALKATQSKNMFGGGESSIGTPTDLMSQASIYQAGTTSFAGPFTQSVFGTSITKSSRSSFADDFEPEPVAVTDNIFSGLGDIQTRREEVKEELTETDLDKAVDITLSETDTIWLIDMRGVCVSAEADEAAVVTEKNEKYKELCKNRDGNDRYAERGMQTFNDGLKNKDIQTTKIVLQDVGSTATNWDMYDTYLEEAAKAKAEEERLAEEGPSAKSKETSETQTKSETQTKSDSENKENDTNKESSAMTTSVTESESGAELDKVAVHDVDAETSQNILLSDTLKKDLFVMERVVTLNSFQPKQASYRSLPVVQDIDRIKPVEETENEDDSESVAESVAPPAPVTETITQLGPNLDRLWAYTCNLTKGRNVSCMSWNKINSDLLAVGYGQFGFTDQKGGLACCWSLKNPEYPERVFQCEAGVTAMDFSNNNPNLLAIGMYNGTVAIYNVRSSSTEPVLDSYQNNGKHAGPVWQLKWIDKEKGTSTDERGELLISVSTDGRVTQWQIRKGFEFADLMKLKRVAKATKKTKDGKEPRSEGVISRQGSGLCFDFHAKDPNIYLTGTEDGHIHKCSCSYNEQYLDTFFGHTGPVYKIEWSPYLPEVFLSCSADWSLRLWLQDRLKPVMNFHSSTKAVMDLCWSPTSATVFGCVNEGAVEIWDLNTNMLDPIIVNVPAPGVKLSCLTFARNSDCILVGDSEGQVSVYQLKCMPTTEDDQTGVLAKLIEQTIASHDNHKKK from the exons ATGTCTACGGGCAAAGGAAAACAAAG CAATACCCTCAAAGTGATGGGTGGTATGAACATGAATCGCAGCAAGGTTGGCAGCTCCATCAGCCAGAGTCGAGTTGGTGGTAAATCAGTGATGGTTGGTGGTGCTTCGCGTACAACCCTTACGTCATCCAGTCGTCGAAGTCAGATAGCTTTGGACAGCAAAGCTGAAAATAGACTGACGGGGAAAGGACCACACCCTATACAG GTATTTGACGATGGTGGTAATGATGTCACACCTCAGCCTTTGTTGGTAGTTGATCCAGCTCTTAAAGCAACTCAAAGCAAGAATATGTTTGGTGGTGGAGAGTCTAGCATAGGCACA CCAACAGATCTGATGTCCCAAGCATCAATCTACCAGGCTGGTACCACAAGTTTTGCTGGGCCATTCACTCAGTCTGTTTTTGGAACTAGTATAACCAAATCAAGTAGATCATCCTTTGCTGATGATTTTGAACCAGAACCAGTGGCTGTAACAGACAATATTTTCTCTGGTCTGGGAG ATATTCAAACAAGGAGAGAGGAAGTAAAAGAGGAATTGACAGAAACCGATCTTGACAAAGCTGTTGATATTACACTATCTGAAACTGATACCATATGGTTGATTGATATGAGGGGAGTGTGCGTGTCAGCAGAGGCTGATGAGGCTGCCGTAGTTACAGAGAAGAATGAAAAATACAAAGAG CTGTGTAAGAACCGTGATGGTAATGATAGATATGCAGAACGTGGTATGCAGACTTTCAATGATGGTCTCAAAAACAAAGATATACAGACAACAAAGATTGTATTACAG GATGTTGGTTCAACAGCAACAAATTGGGACATGTATGATACTTACTTAGAAGAAGCAGCAAAAGCCAAAG CTGAAGAAGAGAGGTTGGCAGAAGAAGGACCATCAGCCAAATCTAAAGAGACTAGTGAGACACAAACCAAATCTGAAACGCAAACCAAAAGTGACAGTGAAAACAAAGAAAATG ATACCAACAAGGAAAGTAGTGCAATGACAACATCAGTGACAGAATCAGAGTCAGGAGCAGAGCTGGACAAAGTGGCAGTACATGATGTGGATGCAGAGACAAGTCAGAATATACTACTG AGTGATACTTTGAAGAAGGATTTGTTTGTTATGGAGAGAGTAGTTACCCTGAACTCATTCCAGCCCAAGCAGGCATCGTATAGAAGTTTACCTGTTGTACAAG ATATCGACAGAATAAAACCAGTAGAGGAAACAGAGAATGAAGATGATTCTGAATCTGTGGCAGAGTCTGTTGCTCCACCAGCACCGGTCACAGAGACTATCACGCAACTAGGTCCTAATTTAGATAGATTATGGGCTTACACCTGTAATTTGACTAAAGGACGCAATGTGAGCTGTATGTCTTGGAATAAAATCAACTCG GATTTGTTAGCAGTTGGCTATGGCCAGTTTGGCTTCACTGACCAGAAAGGAGGTCTAGCCTGCTGCTGGTCACTCAAAAATCCAGAG TATCCAGAGAGGGTGTTCCAATGTGAAGCAGGCGTTACAGCTATGGATTTCTCCAACAACAACCCAAATCTTCTTGCA ATTGGTATGTATAATGGTACTGTAGCCATCTACAATGTAAGAAGTTCCAGCACTGAACCTGTTCTAGATAGCTA TCAAAATAATGGGAAACATGCAGGTCCAGTTTGGCAATTGAAATGGATAGACAAGGAGAAAGGGACATCCACGGATGAGAGAGGAGAACTACTCATATCGGTATCAACTGATGGCAGGGTCACACAATGGCAAATCAGAAAG GGCTTTGAGTTTGCTGATCTTATGAAATTAAAGCGAGTTGCTaaggcaactaagaaaaccaaAGATGGAAAGGAGCCAAGAAGTGAGGGTGTCATTTCAAGACAAGGATCAGGTCTCTGCTTTGACTTCCACGCAAAAGATCCAAACAT CTACTTAACAGGTACAGAAGATGGCCATATTCACAAATGCTCATGCTCTTACAATGAGCAATATCTGGATACATTCTTTGGTCACACG GGTCCTGTTTACAAAATCGAATGGTCACCATACCTGCCTGAAGTGTTTCTCAGCTGCAGTGCTGACTGGAGTCTGAGGTTGTGGCTTCAAGACAGACTCAAACCAGTTATGAACTTCCACTCTTCAACT AAAGCAGTGATGGATTTATGCTGGTCTCCAACATCTGCAACAGTCTTTGGATGTGTTAATGAAGGAGCTGTA